One genomic segment of Misgurnus anguillicaudatus chromosome 23, ASM2758022v2, whole genome shotgun sequence includes these proteins:
- the LOC129454048 gene encoding vitellogenin encodes MRAVVLALTVALVACQQINLVPEFAPDKTYVYNYEAQLLGGLPQEGLARAGIKVSSKVHLTAVTENIFLMKLMDPLLHEYGGIWPKDSFIPATKLTAALAAQLQIPIKFEYANGVVGKVFAPAGVSPTVMNLHRGILNILQLNLKKTQNIYELQEAGAQGVCRTHYVINEDQKTNHIIVTKSKDLSHCHDRIIKDIGLAYTERCSECTRRDKSLIETATYNYIMKPSANGVLITEATVEEVHQFSPFNEMHGAALMEAKQTLAFVEVEKNPVVANKGDYLHRGSLQYEFATEVLQSPIQLMRISDAPAQIIEVLKHLVTNNVVMVHDDAPLKFIQLVHLLRVATMENTEAIWAQFKDKPVYRRWLLDALPAVGTPVVVKFLKEKFLAGELKNYEFIQALVMALQMVTADLDTIKFTASLAMNEKVAAIPAAREIVMLGYGSMIAKYCDAVPTCNPELLKPIHDIAAEAIAKNDIREISLVLKVLGNAGHPASLKTITKVLPGLRTAATTLPIKVQVDAILALRNIAKKEPKLVQPLALQLLVDRALHPEVRMVACIVLFESKPSVALVSSLAGALRLETNMHVASFAYSHIKSLTRISAPDMAYVAGAANVAIKLLSCKLGRLSYHFSRALELDIYHTPLMIGAAGSAYMINDAATILPRAVIAKTRAYLAGAAADVLEIGVRTEGIQEALQQSPAADQSADHITKIRRTLKAITNWKSLPDNQPLASVYMKLFGQEVAFVNIDKTLIEQAIPLATGQKQRELLREALKALQEGFAMQYAKPLLAAEVRRILPTAVGVPMELSLYTAAVAAATVNVKATITPPLPEQHDSLTLDQLKRTDIHLQAEAKPSIALQTFAVMGVNTALIQAAVMAKGKLRTIVPGKVVARADLLKGNYKVEALPVEVPEHIATMSFETFAVVRNIEDPTAERIVPLVSELSVQNSQTNSGEQSSERHYNSASAEVRSVRTSAPLHKTMCHVVPYIEIKGCVEVNSRNAAFIRNAPLYYIIGQHSARVAIARGDGPAVERLEFEVQVGPKAAEMLNKQINLIDEETSEGKTILLKLREILEAQAKNATSKSSSSSSSSRSSRNSRSSKSSSSSSRSSSSRINRSSSSSSSSSSISSSRMSKNPTIIEPFRKFHKDRFMAPHGASKARSSGSTGSSFEVIQKQAKFLGNSIPPVFAVFARAVRVDRKLLGYQLAAYFDKPTARVQLVVAAIAENDNMKICADGALLSKHKVVAKVAWGPECQQYQVTAKAEAGVLGEFPAVRLELEWERLPISVTNYAKKLSKQISMAALQAGFKLERATNSDKEIELTAALPNQRTLNVMARIPEMTMSRMAIHLPYAVPINPDGTFSIHIDEDILTWLKKQLEE; translated from the exons ATGAGAGCTGTAGTGCTAGCCTTGACAGTCGCCCTTGTGG CATGTCAACAGATTAACCTTG TTCCTGAGTTTGCTCCTGATAAGACCTATGTGTACAACTATGAGGCTCAGCTCTTGGGCGGTCTTCCTCAAGAAGGTCTGGCCAGAGCAGGAATAAAAGTCAGCAGCAAGGTTCATCTCACCGCTGTGACAGAAAATATCTTTCTGATGAAG CTCATGGATCCTCTGCTCCACGAGTATGGTGGCATCTGGCCCAAGGATTCTTTCATTCCTGCCACTAAGCTCACTGCAGCACTGGCTGCTCAGCTTCAAATTCCCATCAAGTTTGAGTATGCTAATGGTGTGGTTGGAAAGGTATTTGCCCCAGCAGGAGTTTCCCCTACTGTCATGAACTTGCACAGAGGAATCCTCAACATCCTTCAGCTCAACCTCAAGAAGACCCAGAACATTTATGAACTGCAAGAG GCTGGAGCTCAGGGAGTGTGCAGGACGCACTATGTCATCAATGAGGATCAAAAGACAAACCACATTATTGTCACCAAGTCTAAGGACCTCAGCCACTGTCATGACAGAATCATAAAGGACATTGGCTTGGCATACACTGAGAGATGTTCTGAATGCACACGG AGGGATAAGAGTCTGATTGAAACTGCAACTTACAACTACATCATGAAACCATCTGCAAATGGTGTACTGATAACTGAAGCAACAGTTGAGGAAGTGCATCAGTTTTCACCCTTCAATGAGATGCATGGTGCTGCTCTGATGGAGGCAAA ACAAACATTGGCTTTTGTTGAGGTTGAGAAGAACCCAGTTGTTGCCAATAAAGGCGATTACCTGCACCGTGGATCCCTGCAGTACGAGTTTGCAACTGAGGTTCTTCAATCCCCAATTCAACTCATGAGGATCAGTGATGCACCAGCCCAG ATCATAGAGGTCCTAAAACACTTGGTCACTAACAATGTGGTCATGGTCCATGATGATGCTCCACTGAAGTTTATTCAGCTCGTTCACCTTCTGCGTGTCGCCACCATGGAGAATACTGAGGCTATTTGGGCTCAATTCAAGGACAAACCAGTTTACag GCGCTGGCTTCTGGATGCTCTTCCTGCTGTTGGGACACCAGTCGTTGTAAAATTCCTTAAGGAGAAGTTTCTGGCTGGGGAACTTAAAAATTATGAATTCATTCAGGCTCTTGTGATGGCTCTGCAAATGGTCACTGCTGATTTGGACACAATCAAGTTCACTGCT AGTTTGGCAATGAACGAGAAAGTCGCCGCAATCCCAGCAGCACGTGAAATAGTCATGCTTGGATATGGTTCTATGATTGCCAAATACTGTGATGCAGTACCCACCTGCAATCCTGAGCTCCTCAAG CCTATTCATGATATTGCTGCAGAAGCCATTGCCAAAAACGACATTCGtgaaatctcattggttctgAAAGTTCTGGGCAATGCTGGTCACCCTGCTAGTCTTAAAACAATCACAAAGGTCCTTCCAGGACTGAGAACTGCGGCTACTACTCTGCCCATTAAAGTCCAGGTTGATGCCATCCTGGCCCTGAGGAACATTGCCAAGAAGGAGCCAAAATTG GTTCAGCCACTGGCCTTGCAGCTCTTAGTGGACAGGGCTCTCCACCCTGAAGTGCGCATGGTTGCTTGCATTGTGTTGTTTGAGTCAAAGCCCTCAGTGGCTCTTGTCTCCAGCCTTGCTGGTGCTTTGAGACTTGAGACCAACATGCACGTGGCAAGCTTTGCCTATTCTCACATTAAGTCACTGACCAGAATCTCTGCTCCTGATATGGCATACGT TGCTGGTGCAGCAAATGTTGCTATCAAACTCCTGAGCTGCAAGCTGGGCAGGCTTAGTTACCATTTCAGCAGAGCCCTTGAGCTTGACATCTATCATA CTCCTCTAATGATTGGAGCTGCTGGTAGTGCCTATATGATCAATGATGCCGCCACCATCCTGCCCAGAGCTGTCATAGCTAAAACACGTGCCTACCTGGCTGGAGCTGCTGCTGATGTTCTTGAG ATTGGTGTGAGAACTGAAGGAATCCAAGAAGCTCTTCAGCAATCACCTGCTGCAGATCAAAGTGCTGACCATATCACAAAGATAAGGCGCACACTAAAAGCA ATCACCAACTGGAAGTCTCTGCCAGACAATCAGCCATTGGCTTCAGTCTACATGAAATTATTTGGACAAGAAGTGGCTTTTGTCAACATTGACAAGACTCTCATTGAACAAGCAATACCG CTTGCTACAGGACAAAAACAGCGTGAACTGTTAAGGGAAGCCCTTAAAGCACTGCAGGAAGGATTTGCCATGCAGTATGCCAAACCCCTGTTAGCAGCTGAAGTGCGTCGTATCTTGCCAACAGCAGTTGGTGTGCCCATGGAGCTCAGTTTGTACACTGCTGCTGTTGCTGCCGCAACTG TCAATGTTAAGGCCACTATCACACCTCCTCTTCCTGAGCAACATGACAGCTTAACTCTTGACCAGCTGAAGAGGACTGATATTCATCTGCAAGCTGAAGCTAAACCAAG TATTGCTCTGCAGACCTTTGCTGTGATGGGAGTAAACACTGCCTTGATCCAAGCTGCTGTAATGGCCAAAGGAAAGCTTCGTACTATCGTCCCTGGAAAAGTAGTTGCGAGAGCAGACCTTCTCAAGGGCAACTACAAGGTGGAGGCCCTGCCTGTTGAGGTTCCTGAACATATTGCTACCATGAG CTTTGAGACTTTTGCTGTGGTCAGAAATATTGAAGATCCCACTGCTGAGAGAATTGTTCCTTTGGTATCAGAGTTATCTGTTCAAAACTCTCAGACTAATTCTGGTGAACAG TCTTCAGAGAGACATTATAATAGTGCATCGGCTGAGGTCCGGTCTGTGAGAACTTCGGCTCCACTCCACAAGACTATGTGTCATGTTGTCCCATACATCGAAATCAAGGGATGTGTTGAGGTGAACTCCCGCAATGCTGCATTCATCAGGAATGCTCCTCTATATTACATAATTGGACAGCATTCAGCACGTGTTGCTATAGCAAGAG gtgatggtcctgcagttgaaAGATTGGAGTTTGAAGTCCAAGTTGGCCCTAAAGCAGCTGAGATGCTCAATAAGCAAATCAACCTTATTGATGAGGAGACTTCAGAGGGAAAGACCATCCTGTTGAAACTGAGGGAAATCCTGGAGGCTCAAGCCAAAAATGCTACTTCTAAGagtagcagcagcagcagcagcagccgaAGCAGCAGAAACAGCAGAAGCAGCAAAAGCAGCAGCAGTAGCAGCAGAAGCAGCAGCAGCCGCATCAACCGTTCCAGCAGTTCCAGCAGTTCAAGCTCCTCCATCTCCAGCTCTCGCATGAGTAAG AATCCCACCATCATTGAGCCTTTTAGGAAATTCCACAAAGATCGG TTCATGGCACCCCATGGAGCCTCAAAGGCAAGAAGCAGTGGAAGCACTGGATCTAGTTTTGAGGTCATTCAGAAACAA GCCAAGTTCCTTGGAAACTCTATCCCACCTGTTTTTGCTGTTTTTGCCCGTGCTGTGAGAGTTGACCGAAAACTCCTGGGCTACCAACTTGCTGCATATTTTGACAAGCCAACTGCGAGAGTGCAGCTTGTTGTGGCCGCAATTGCTGAAAATGACAACATGAAGATTTGTGCTGATGGTGCCCTGCTTAGCAAGCACAAAGTTGTG GCAAAGGTTGCTTGGGGTCCAGAGTGTCAACAATATCAAGTCACTGCCAAAGCTGAGGCTGGTGTTCTTGGAGAATTCCCTGCCGTCCGTTTGGAGCTGGAATGGGAAAGACTTCCAATAAGTGTCACCAACTATGCCAAAAA GCTGTCTAAGCAAATCTCTATGGCAGCTCTCCAGGCAGGATTCAAACTTGAAAGAGCCACAAACAGCGATAAAGAGATTGAACTGACTGCAGCCTTGCCAAATCAAAGGACTCTGAATGTCATGGCTAGGATTCCAGAG ATGACAATGTCAAGAATGGCGATTCATCTCCCGTATGCTGTTCCCATCAATCCAGATGGAACCTTTTCCATTCATATTGATGAGGACATTCTGACCTGGCTTAAGAAGCAACTGGAGGAATAA
- the LOC129454051 gene encoding vitellogenin: MRAVVLALTVALVACQQMNLVPEFAPDKTYVYNYEAQLLGGLPQEGLARAGIKVSSKVHLTAVTENIFLMKLRDPLLHEYGGIWPKDSFIPATKLTAALAAQLQIPIKFEYANGVVGKVFAPAEVSPTVMNLHRGILNILQLNLKKTQNIYELQEAGAQGVCRTHYVINEDQKANHIIVTKSKDLSHCQDRIMKDIGLAYTERCSECTRRDKSLIETATYNYIMKPAANGVLITEATVEEVHQFSPFKEIHGAALMEAKQTLTFVEIEKNPVVPNKADYLARGSLQYEFTTEVLQTPIQLMKISDAPAQIIEVMKHLVTNNMAVVHDDAPLKFVQLIQLLRAATWENIEAIWAQFKDKPVYRRWLLDALPAVGTPVVVKFIKEKFLAGELNNSEFIQALVMALQMVTADLETIKFTASLAMNEKVAAIPAVREVVMLGYGSMIAKHCVAVPTCNPELLRPIHDIAADAIAKNDIREISLALKVLGNAGHPASLKTITKVLPGLRTAATTLPIKVQVDAILALRNIAKKEPKLVQPLALQLLVDRALHPEVRMVACIVLFESKPSVALVSSLAGALRLETNMHVASFAYSHIKSLTRISAPDMASVAGAANVAIKLMSRKLDRLSYHFSRVLQLDIYHTPLMIGAAGSAYMINDAATILPRAVIAKTRAYLAGAAADVLEIGVRTEGIQEALQQSPAADQSADRITKIRHTIRALTNWKALPDNQPLASVYMKLFGQEVAYVSIDKTVIEQALPLATGQKQRELLREALKALQEGFAMQYAKPLLVTEVRRILPTSVGVPMELSLYTAGVVAATVNVKATITPPLPEQPETTTLEQLKRTDIHLQAEAKPSVALHKFAVMGVNTAFIQAAIMARAKTHIILPGKVAARADLLKGNYKVEALPVEVPEHFVTLSFETLAVVRNIEDPTSERIVPLVPEMSVQNSQTNSGEQSSERTSYYGGSTEVRSVRSAAPLHKTMCHVFPYIELKGCVEVNSHNAAFIKDAPLFYIIGQHSARFAIARGDGPAVERLELEVQVGPKAAEMLNKQINLIDEETPEGKTILLKLREILEAQAKNAPVSSKSSSSRSSSSSRNSRSSSSSSSSSSSISSSRMSKNPTIIEPFRKFHRDRYQAPHGASKARSSGSTGSSFEVIQKQAKFLGNSIPPVFAVFARAVRVDRKHLGYQLAAYFDRPTERVQLVVSSIAENDNMKICADGVLLSKHKVVAKVAWGPECQQYQVTAKAEAGVLGEFPAARLELEWERLPIIVTTYAKKLSKQISMAALQTGFKLERATNSDKEIELTAALPNQRTLNVMARIPEMTMSRMAIHLPYAVPINPDGTYSGHIDEDILTWLKSQM; the protein is encoded by the exons ATGAGAGCTGTTGTGCTTGCCCTGACAGTGGCCCTTGTGG caTGTCAACAAATGAACCTTG TTCCTGAGTTTGCCCCTGATAAGACCTATGTGTACAACTATGAGGCTCAGCTTTTGGGCGGTCTTCCTCAAGAAGGTCTGGCCAGAGCAGGAATCAAAGTCAGCAGTAAGGTTCATCTCACCGCTGTGACAGAAAATATCTTTCTGATGAAG CTCAGGGATCCTCTGCTCCACGAGTATGGCGGCATCTGGCCCAAGGATTCTTTCATTCCTGCCACTAAACTCACTGCAGCACTGGCTGCTCAGCTTCAGATTCCCATCAAGTTTGAGTATGCTAATGGTGTGGTTGGAAAGGTATTTGCCCCAGCAGAAGTTTCCCCTACTGTCATGAACTTGCACAGAGGAATCCTCAACATCCTTCAGCTCAACCTCAAGAAGACCCAGAACATTTATGAACTTCAAGAG GCTGGAGCTCAGGGAGTGTGTAGGACCCACTATGTCATCAATGAGGATCAAAAGGCAAACCACATTATTGTCACCAAGTCTAAGGACCTCAGCCACTGTCAGGACAGAATCATGAAGGACATTGGCTTGGCATACACTGAGAGATGTTCTGAATGCACACGG AGGGATAAGAGTCTGATTGAAACTGCAACTTACAACTACATCATGAAACCAGCTGCAAACGGTGTACTGATAACGGAAGCAACAGTTGAGGAAGTGCATCAGTTCTCACCCTTCAAGGAGATCCATGGTGCTGCTCTGATGGAAGCAAA ACAAACCTTGACTTTTGTTGAGATTGAGAAGAACCCAGTCGTTCCCAACAAAGCTGATTACTTGGCCCGTGGATCCCTGCAGTATGAGTTTACAACTGAGGTTCTTCAGACACCTATTCAATTAATGAAGATCAGTGATGCACCAGCCCAG ATCATCGAGGTCATGAAGCACTTGGTTACTAACAATATGGCTGTGGTCCATGATGATGCTCCTCTGAAGTTTGTTCAGCTCATTCAGCTCCTCCGTGCTGCCACCTGGGAGAATATTGAGGCTATCTGGGCTCAATTCAAGGACAAACCAGTTTACAG GCGCTGGCTTCTGGATGCTCTTCCTGCTGTTGGGACACCAGTCGTTGTAAAATTCATTAAGGAGAAGTTTCTGGCTGGTGAACTTAACAATTCTGAATTCATTCAGGCTCTTGTGATGGCTCTGCAAATGGTCACTGCTGATTTGGAAACCATCAAGTTCACTGCT AGTTTGGCAATGAATGAGAAAGTCGCTGCAATTCCAGCAGTACGTGAAGTGGTCATGCTTGGATATGGTTCTATGATCGCCAAACACTGTGTTGCAGTACCTACCTGCAATCCTGAGC TCCTCAGGCCCATCCACGATATTGCTGCAGACGCCATTGCCAAAAACGACATTCGTGAAATCTCATTGGCTTTGAAAGTTCTGGGCAATGCTGGTCACCCTGCTAGTCTTAAAACAATCACAAAGGTCCTGCCAGGACTGAGAACTGCAGCTACTACTCTGCCCATTAAAGTCCAGGTTGATGCCATCTTGGCCCTGAGGAACATTGCCAAGAAGGAACCAAAATTG GTTCAGCCGTTGGCCTTGCAGCTCTTAGTGGACAGGGCTCTTCACCCTGAAGTGCGCATGGTTGcttgtattgtgttgtttgagTCAAAGCCCTCAGTGGCTCTCGTCTCCAGCCTTGCTGGTGCTTTGAGACTTGAGACCAACATGCACGTGGCAAGCTTTGCCTATTCACACATTAAATCATTGACCAGAATCTCTGCTCCTGATATGGCATCCGT tGCTGGTGCGGCAAATGTTGCCATCAAGCTTATGAGCCGCAAGCTGGACAGGCTTAGTTATCATTTCAGCAGAGTCCTTCAGTTGGATATCTATCATA CTCCTCTAATGATTGGAGCTGCTGGTAGTGCCTATATGATCAATGATGCCGCCACCATCCTGCCCAGAGCTGTCATAGCTAAAACACGTGCCTACCTGGCTGGAGCTGCTGCTGATGTTCTTGAG ATTGGCGTGAGAACTGAAGGAATCCAGGAAGCTCTTCAGCAATCACCTGCTGCAGATCAAAGTGCTGACCGTATCACAAAGATAAGGCACACAATAAGAGCT CTCACCAACTGGAAGGCTCTGCCAGACAATCAGCCATTGGCTTCAGTCTACATGAAATTATTTGGACAAGAAGTGGCTTATGTCAGCATTGACAAGACTGTTATTGAACAAGCATTACCG CTTGCTACTGGACAAAAACAACGTGAACTGTTAAGGGAAGCCCTTAAAGCATTGCAGGAAGGATTTGCCATGCAGTATGCCAAACCTCTGTTAGTAACGGAAGTGCGTCGTATCTTGCCAACATCCGTTGGTGTGCCCATGGAGCTCAGTTTGTATACTGCTGGTGTTGTTGCTGCAACCGTCAACG TTAAGGCCACTATTACACCTCCTCTTCCTGAGCAGCCTGAGACCACCACTCTTGAGCAACTGAAGAGGACTGATATTCATCTGCAAGCTGAAGCTAAACCAAG TGTTGCTCTGCACAAATTTGCTGTAATGGGAGTAAACACTGCCTTCATCCAAGCTGCTATAATGGCCCGAGCAAAGACCCATATAATTCTCCCTGGAAAAGTTGCTGCAAGAGCAGACCTTCTCAAGGGCAACTACAAGGTGGAGGCCCTGCCTGTTGAGGTTCCTGAACATTTTGTTACATTGAG CTTTGAGACTCTTGCTGTAGTCAGAAATATTGAAGATCCCACTTCAGAGAGGATTGTTCCTTTGGTACCAGAGATGTCTGTTCAAAACTCTCAGACTAATTCTGGTGAACAG TCTTCCGAGAGAACTAGTTATTATGGTGGATCAACTGAGGTCCGGTCTGTGAGATCTGCTGCCCCACTGCACAAGACTATGTGTCATGTTTTCCCATACATTGAACTCAAAGGATGTGTTGAGGTGAACTCCCACAACGCTGCTTTTATCAAGGATGCTCCACTATTCTACATAATTGGACAGCATTCAGCACGTTTTGCAATAGCAAGAG gtgatggtcctgcagttgaaAGATTGGAGCTTGAAGTCCAAGTTGGCCCTAAAGCAGCTGAGATGCTCAATAAGCAAATCAACCTTATTGATGAGGAGACTCCAGAGGGTAAGACCATCCTGTTGAAACTGAGGGAAATCCTGGAGGCTCAAGCCAAAAATGCTCCAGTATCTTCTAAGAGTAGCAGCAGCagaagcagcagcagcagcagaaACAGCAGAAGCAGCAGCAGTTCCAGCAGTTCAAGCTCCTCTATTTCCAGCTCTCGCATGAGTAAG AATCCCACCATCATTGAACCTTTTAGGAAATTCCACAGAGATCGG TACCAGGCACCTCATGGAGCCTCAAAGGCAAGAAGCAGTGGAAGCACTGGATCTAGTTTTGAGGTCATTCAGAAACAA GCTAAGTTCCTTGGAAACTCGATCCCACCTGTTTTTGCTGTTTTTGCCCGTGCTGTGAGAGTTGACCGAAAACACCTGGGCTACCAACTTGCTGCGTATTTTGATAGGCCAACTGAAAGAGTGCAGCTTGTTGTGTCCTCAATAGCTGAAaatgacaacatgaaaatttgTGCTGATGGTGTCCTGCTCAGCAAGCACAAAGTTGTG GCCAAGGTTGCTTGGGGTCCCGAGTGTCAACAATATCAAGTCACTGCCAAAGCTGAGGCTGGTGTTCTTGGAGAATTCCCTGCCGCCCGTCTGGAGCTGGAATGGGAAAGACTTCCAATAATTGTCACCACCTATGCCAAAAA ACTGTCTAAGCAAATCTCTATGGCAGCTCTTCAGACGGGATTCAAACTTGAAAGAGCTACAAACAGCGATAAAGAGATTGAACTGACCGCAGCCTTGCCAAATCAAAGGACTCTGAATGTCATGGCTAGGATTCCAGAG ATGACAATGTCAAGAATGGCGATTCATCTTCCGTATGCTGTTCCCATCAATCCAGATGGAACTTATTCTGGTCATATTGATGAAGACATTCTGACTTGGCTTAAGAGCCAAATGTAG